TGTAGGTTCGCATCCAGCCGAGCATGTCTTCGAGATGGGCGGTATCGAAAGGATAGAGCTGGACGCCCCCGAGCGTGACGAACTCGATGAGGTCGTAGCGCTCGGGCGGCTCGAGCAAGTACGCGGCTTCGACGATGCATGGCCAGGTGGTGATGAAGCGCAGCCCCTCGGCATCGGCGGCCAGCATCCTCGCGCGATACTCGTCGTGGTGGCGGTCTTTGCGGCCGAACAGAGCGACCAGCGGACCGGTGTCAATCAGGATGCTTCGCACGCAAGAGCGCCTTGAACTTCTCGCCGCTGTTTTCGGAATACTCGGTCTGCGGCTCATTGACCGCGTAGGGCTGGCGATCGATGATCTGGCGATACAGGGCCGATGGGCTCTTCATACCGAGCACGCGCTCCAGCGCATCCTTGACGACTTCGGACTTGGTGATGCCGCGCCGTCGGGCTTCCTGCTCGACGCGGCTTTCCAACAAAGGATCGAGACGGACGGAAAGAGCCATGATGGAAACCTCCTGAGGTGAAATATTGTATTACAATATCACAGCCATGCGGTCGGTTCAACCCAGATTGTCCATTGGAACGCGAGCGGGTTTCGAAGGCGAGGGCGAGCAGGTTTGCGTTACCGCGACGAGCCAATAGCGGTGCCTATTGGCGAGGAGCGGGGGCGCAAAGATGCCGCCCGCAGCCCGAAAACCGCCGCGTAGGGCGTTGAAATAATCATATCGAATGTTCATGGCGAATCAGCCCGCTCTAATGGACAATCTGGGTTCAACCCAGATTGTCCATTAGAGCGCGAGGCGATTCCGAGGCGAGGGCGAGGCAATTTGCGTCCGCGCGACGAGCCAATAGCGGTGTCTGGCGATACGCGCGGGCGCGAAGGGCCCGCCCGCAGATGATGCGCGCCCGCGCAGTCCAGAATGAAAAGGCTTGCTCACGCTCATCCTTGACAGGACGGTCTAATGGACAATCTGGGTTCAAGCGTTCCGTGGCAAATGCGCCGCCCGGATCGCACGCAGCACCTCTCCGGCGCACTGCGGGATCGGTGTGCCCGGACCGAAGATGCCCTTGACGCCAGCGGCAAACAACGCCTCGTAATCCTGCGCCGGGATCACGCCACCGACGAAAACGACGATGTCGTCCGCACCTTCGGCCTCGAGCGCTGCGATGAGCTTCGGCACCAGCGTCTTATGACCTGCGGCCAGCGTCGACACGCCCACTGCATGCACGTCGTTTTCGATCGCCTGACGTGCGGCCTCCTCGGGGGTTTGGAACAGCGGGCCGATATCGACGTCGAAGCCGAGATCGGCGAAGGCCGTGGCCACCACTTTCGCCCCGCGGTCGTGGCCGTCCTGGCCGAGCTTGGCGATCATGATGCGCGGCCGGCGACCTTCGCTGGCGGCGAATTCCTCGACCTGCTCGCGCACCTCATCCAGCCCCGGAACGTTGCCGAAGGCGTCCGCATAGACGCCAGAGACGACCTGGTGCGTAGCGCGATGCCGGCCCCAGACTTTTTCTAGCGCCTCCGATATCTCGCCGACCGTGGCCCTTGCGCGCGTTGCCTTGATCGCGAGGTCGAGCAGATTGCCCGTTCCCGTTCGCGCCGCATCGCTCAACGCATCGAGCGCCGCTTGCACCGCCGCGCCGTCCCGCAGCCGCCGAATTTCCCCGAGCCGCGCGATCTGCGCCTCGCGCACCGCATGGTTGTCGATTTCGAGAATCTCGACCGGCGCCTCCTTTTCGAGACGGTATTTGTTGACCCCGACGATGACATCCTGGCCAGAATCGATGC
This genomic interval from Sulfuricystis multivorans contains the following:
- a CDS encoding type II toxin-antitoxin system VapC family toxin, with protein sequence MRSILIDTGPLVALFGRKDRHHDEYRARMLAADAEGLRFITTWPCIVEAAYLLEPPERYDLIEFVTLGGVQLYPFDTAHLEDMLGWMRTYTEPGKREMDFADASLYWLAVDTGINCIMTLDRRDFERYRLPDGRSFEIV
- a CDS encoding CopG family transcriptional regulator, whose protein sequence is MALSVRLDPLLESRVEQEARRRGITKSEVVKDALERVLGMKSPSALYRQIIDRQPYAVNEPQTEYSENSGEKFKALLRAKHPD